A region from the Vanacampus margaritifer isolate UIUO_Vmar chromosome 5, RoL_Vmar_1.0, whole genome shotgun sequence genome encodes:
- the rflnb gene encoding refilin-B has protein sequence MVGRLNFPNVYEEDPLGMSCRADRGLDSPDSGLPPSPSPSVWLLPQDKARGVSPVPEDERSRSQVSALPAGPFQPLSYGEGIAMDPLPPKEVRYTSSLHYDSDRHFIQNVALQPRGRRLEHCVQTITAVSHSTWRHYKTQLDFQPRHRPQSFTSTTIVYPKKTSSVFATELSYERHRRARRFLSSVELEAAGSYLMKRERVHCVTYGRDVKTV, from the exons ATGGTCGGACGGTTGAACTTTCCAAATGTTTACGAAGAGGACCCGCTGGGCATGAGCTGCCGGGCGGACCGAGGGCTCGACAGCCCGGACTCCGGGTTACCGCCGAGCCCGAGCCCCAGCGTTTGGCTGCTGCCTCAAGACAAAGCCCGTGGTGTGAGTCCGGTACCGGAGGACGAACGAAGCCGATCGCAG gttTCAGCTTTGCCCGCTGGTCCCTTCCAGCCTTTGTCCTATGGGGAGGGTATTGCAATGGACCCTTTACCTCCTAAAGAAGTAAG ATACACCTCCTCACTGCACTATGACTCGGACCGCCACTTCATTCAGAATGTGGCCCTGCAGCCGCGGGGTCGGCGCCTGGAGCACTGCGTGCAGACCATCACAGCCGTGTCACACAGCACCTGGCGTCATTACAAAACACAGCTGGATTTCCAGCCCCGCCATCGGCCGCAGAGCTTTACGAGCACCACCATCGTCTACCCCAAGAAAACGAGCTCCGTGTTCGCCACAGAGCTGAGCTACGAGCGCCACCGGCGAGCCAGACGTTTCCTCTCCAGCGTGGAGTTGGAGGCAGCGGGAAGCTACCTCA tGAAGCGGGAGCGCGTGCACTGTGTTACATACGGCAGAGATGTAAAGACAGTCTAA